The proteins below come from a single Drosophila miranda strain MSH22 chromosome Y unlocalized genomic scaffold, D.miranda_PacBio2.1 Contig_Y1_pilon, whole genome shotgun sequence genomic window:
- the LOC108159043 gene encoding COP9 signalosome complex subunit 9 homolog produces the protein MDLNMKPSLAADEMFSEGPGYMEMDESGGATGMMMDHIPTNDKHVHADFYNNFDDLFDDDNWAKVKQTGDNPKQ, from the exons ATGGATCTCAATATGAAGCCTTCACTAGCTGCCGATGAGATGTTTTCAGAGGGCCCCGGCTATATGGAAATGGACGAG TCGGGCGGCGCTACTGGCATGATGATGGATCATATTCCCACCAATGATAAACATGTGCATGCTGATTTTTACAATAATTTCGATGATCTGTTTGACGATGACAATTGGGCCAAAGTCAAGCAAACTGGCGACAATCCCAAACAGTAG
- the LOC117190192 gene encoding F-box/SPRY domain-containing protein 1-like: MVDRVAALCNYNVLEVVFSYLDLKDLGRCSQVCKSWFHFLNDENSDVWRFHCLNKLPKEVTKSELLSPVPTYKTKLRAFFHSWNPSDCSRNVYIKPNGFTLHRNPVAQSTDAARAKIGFRHGRHAWEVIWEGPLGTVAVIGISTKEAALQCHGYVALLGSDDQSWGWNLVENHLLHNGDMQGGYPLLNNAPKYQVGDRIRVILDCDDNTLSFEKNYEFLGVAFRGLPDKKLFPTVSAVYGNTEVSMVYCGTPLDG, translated from the exons ATGGTCGATCGTGTGGCAGCTCTGTGCAATTATAATGTCTTGGAGGTTGTATTTTCGTACCTGGACCTCAAAGACTTGGGCCGCTGTTCGCAAGTCTGCAAAAGTTGGTTCCACTTCCTAAACGACGAGAACAGCGACGTCTGGCGGTTTCACTGTCTGAACAAGCTGCCAAAGGAAGTCACCAAGTCGGAATTGCTGTCTCCCGTCCCCACCTACAAGACAAAGTTGCGAGCGTTCTTTCATTCGTGGAATCCCAGCGATTGCTCGCGAAATGTGTATATTAAGCCGAATGGATTCACCCTGCATCG GAACCCCGTGGCTCAGAGCACAGACGCTGCAAGGGCCAAAATTGGCTTTCGACACGGACGCCATGCctgggaagtcatctgggagGGTCCACTCGGAACAGTAGCCGTAATTGGGATATCTACGAAGGAGGCGGCCCTTCAATGTCACGGCTATGTGGCCCTGTTGGGGTCCGATGATCAGAGCTGGGGCTGGAACCTGGTCGAGAACCATCTATTGCACAACGGCGACATGCAGGGAGGTTATCCATTGTTGAACAATGCACCCAAATATCAGGTGGGCGATCGGATTCGCGTCATATTGGACTGTGATGATAATACTTTATCGTTTGAAAAGAACTACGAGTTTCTGGGCGTGGCCTTTCGAG GTTTGCCCGATAAAAAGCTTTTTCCCACAGTATCTGCTGTCTATGGCAACACTGAGGTTTCTATGGTCTATTGTGGCACCCCCTTAGACGGTTAG